A single Branchiostoma floridae strain S238N-H82 chromosome 11, Bfl_VNyyK, whole genome shotgun sequence DNA region contains:
- the LOC118426678 gene encoding uncharacterized protein LOC118426678 isoform X1: MPPSERSKKRKGNQGVTDNPHPGNNNGRRPNTRATTDSGTAPPAPPRLPPQKLSLKSLQQQLNDLQKITTRLADKLDADNVPHTSAVSTTVTTTVSSTGLLGVLPAGSPSVTSAANQGLLQQVTSTLTATTSSTIPIYSTNSVFGLQPPALLPTRTDGLGATLASSIMSTGISSYADRHVSTEVPSYESVSNAHSTISTAEQLNHDVNKLLFCSLAPATVTAYRLAWQHFRRFTLSVHGQLLVHLPIPEMLIGQFATFLHQEGFAPSSITSKLSAISFMHKLHNLPDPTSTFLIRKLVHSIQKHHVPDSRLPITPTILQKLSDIVPHIVNRDYDQCLFEAMFLFMYYSFARLGEVTITNTSQHTLNLDDITAVPDQSGATSYIKVQFKTYKHSKTSTPATLSMIAQPGCKYCPVSSLERFLLRRGGKSGCLFTSSNGSPVSSDHFTKVLKACVVQANLDPHKYTSHSFRIGAATQAAIQGVPDDTIQRLGRWSSDAFKKYIRI; encoded by the exons ATGCCACCATCTGAAAGATCTAAAAAGAGGAAAGGGAACCAGGGAGTGACAGACAACCCTCACCCAGGAAACAACAATGGGAGGAGACCTAATACAAGAGCAACGACCGACAGTGGGACTGCCCCCCCTGCACCACCTAGACTCCCTCCACAAAAACTGTCATTGAAGTCGCTTCAGCAACAGTTGAATGACCTCCAGAAGATAACAACTAGATTAGCAGATAAGCTGGACGCGGACAATGTCCCTCACACATCAGCAGTCAGCacaactgtaacaacaacagTGAGCAGCACTGGCCTGCTAGGTGTGCTACCAGCAGGCTCACCCAGCGTTACAAGTGCGGCGAATCAAGGACTACTACAACAAGTCACGTCAACATTAACAGCCACTACGTCGAGCACGATTCCCATATACTCAACAAACTCTGTATTCGGATTGCAACCACCAGCCCTCCTGCCTACACGGACTGATGGACTTGGTGCTACTCTAGCATCTAGCATTATGAGTACAGGTATCAGCTCTTATGCAG ATCGACACGTTTCGACGGAGGTTCCCTCATATGAATCAGTTTCCAACGCACATTCCACCATCTCTACAGCCGAGCAACTTAATCATGATGTAAacaaattgttgttttgttctttggcCCCAGCTACGGTAACTGCTTATCGTTTGGCATGGCAACATTTTCGTCGTTTCACCTTATCAGTTCATGGTCAGCTTTTGGTACACTTGCCTATTCCTGAAATGCTTATAGGCCAGTTTGCTACTTTTTTGCACCAAGAAGGGTTCGCTCCATCCTCAATAACGTCTAAGCTCTCGGCCATAAGCTTCATGCACAAGCTTCACAATCTCCCAGATCCTACTTCGACGTTCCTCATTCGAAAACTGGTGCATTCAATTCAGAAACACCATGTCCCGGATAGTAGGCTGCCCATAACACCCACAATCCTCCAGAAATTGAGTGACATTGTACCGCACATTGTGAATAGGGATTATGATCAGTGCCTTTTCGAAGCAATGTTTTTGTTCATGTATTATTCTTTTGCGCGATTAGGAGAAGTCACAATAACTAACACCTCTCAACACACTTTGAACCTGGATGATATTACTGCAGTACCAGATCAAAGTGGAGCAACTTCATATATCAAAGTTCAATTCAAGACATATAAGCATAGCAAGACGTCTACTCCAGCGACCCTTTCCATGATAGCACAGCCGGGCTGTAAGTACTGCCCAGTGAGCAGCCTTGAGCGTTTTCTCCTGAGGCGTGGGGGTAAATCGGGATGCCTTTTCACCAGCTCAAATGGTTCTCCAGTCAGTAGTGATCACTTTACCAAAGTCCTCAAGGCTTGCGTAGTACAAGCCAATCTAGACCCGCACAAATATACGTCACATTCTTTCCGTATTGGGGCAGCAACTCAAGCTGCAATACAAGGTGTTCCCGATGACACCATACAACGCCTGGGAAGATGGTCATCTGATGCGTTTAAGAAATATATACGCATTTAA
- the LOC118426678 gene encoding uncharacterized protein LOC118426678 isoform X2: MPPSERSKKRKGNQGVTDNPHPGNNNGRRPNTRATTDSGTAPPAPPRLPPQKLSLKSLQQQLNDLQKITTRLADKLDADNVPHTSAVSTTVTTTVSSTGLLGVLPAGSPSVTSAANQGLLQQVTSTLTATTSSTIPIYSTNSVFGLQPPALLPTRTDGLGATLASSIMSTDRHVSTEVPSYESVSNAHSTISTAEQLNHDVNKLLFCSLAPATVTAYRLAWQHFRRFTLSVHGQLLVHLPIPEMLIGQFATFLHQEGFAPSSITSKLSAISFMHKLHNLPDPTSTFLIRKLVHSIQKHHVPDSRLPITPTILQKLSDIVPHIVNRDYDQCLFEAMFLFMYYSFARLGEVTITNTSQHTLNLDDITAVPDQSGATSYIKVQFKTYKHSKTSTPATLSMIAQPGCKYCPVSSLERFLLRRGGKSGCLFTSSNGSPVSSDHFTKVLKACVVQANLDPHKYTSHSFRIGAATQAAIQGVPDDTIQRLGRWSSDAFKKYIRI; encoded by the exons ATGCCACCATCTGAAAGATCTAAAAAGAGGAAAGGGAACCAGGGAGTGACAGACAACCCTCACCCAGGAAACAACAATGGGAGGAGACCTAATACAAGAGCAACGACCGACAGTGGGACTGCCCCCCCTGCACCACCTAGACTCCCTCCACAAAAACTGTCATTGAAGTCGCTTCAGCAACAGTTGAATGACCTCCAGAAGATAACAACTAGATTAGCAGATAAGCTGGACGCGGACAATGTCCCTCACACATCAGCAGTCAGCacaactgtaacaacaacagTGAGCAGCACTGGCCTGCTAGGTGTGCTACCAGCAGGCTCACCCAGCGTTACAAGTGCGGCGAATCAAGGACTACTACAACAAGTCACGTCAACATTAACAGCCACTACGTCGAGCACGATTCCCATATACTCAACAAACTCTGTATTCGGATTGCAACCACCAGCCCTCCTGCCTACACGGACTGATGGACTTGGTGCTACTCTAGCATCTAGCATTATGAGTACAG ATCGACACGTTTCGACGGAGGTTCCCTCATATGAATCAGTTTCCAACGCACATTCCACCATCTCTACAGCCGAGCAACTTAATCATGATGTAAacaaattgttgttttgttctttggcCCCAGCTACGGTAACTGCTTATCGTTTGGCATGGCAACATTTTCGTCGTTTCACCTTATCAGTTCATGGTCAGCTTTTGGTACACTTGCCTATTCCTGAAATGCTTATAGGCCAGTTTGCTACTTTTTTGCACCAAGAAGGGTTCGCTCCATCCTCAATAACGTCTAAGCTCTCGGCCATAAGCTTCATGCACAAGCTTCACAATCTCCCAGATCCTACTTCGACGTTCCTCATTCGAAAACTGGTGCATTCAATTCAGAAACACCATGTCCCGGATAGTAGGCTGCCCATAACACCCACAATCCTCCAGAAATTGAGTGACATTGTACCGCACATTGTGAATAGGGATTATGATCAGTGCCTTTTCGAAGCAATGTTTTTGTTCATGTATTATTCTTTTGCGCGATTAGGAGAAGTCACAATAACTAACACCTCTCAACACACTTTGAACCTGGATGATATTACTGCAGTACCAGATCAAAGTGGAGCAACTTCATATATCAAAGTTCAATTCAAGACATATAAGCATAGCAAGACGTCTACTCCAGCGACCCTTTCCATGATAGCACAGCCGGGCTGTAAGTACTGCCCAGTGAGCAGCCTTGAGCGTTTTCTCCTGAGGCGTGGGGGTAAATCGGGATGCCTTTTCACCAGCTCAAATGGTTCTCCAGTCAGTAGTGATCACTTTACCAAAGTCCTCAAGGCTTGCGTAGTACAAGCCAATCTAGACCCGCACAAATATACGTCACATTCTTTCCGTATTGGGGCAGCAACTCAAGCTGCAATACAAGGTGTTCCCGATGACACCATACAACGCCTGGGAAGATGGTCATCTGATGCGTTTAAGAAATATATACGCATTTAA